From a region of the Mycolicibacterium sp. MU0050 genome:
- a CDS encoding acetate kinase, with translation MQRPVRTVLVINSGSSSMKFSLVQPDAGVEVADGIVERIGERESRAEVQFDGREVERRAPVGDHDAALRLAFELLDEAGGKLDDLGIVAVGHRLVHGGRDLYRPTIIDDAVVAKARELAPLAPLHNPPAVLGVEVARKMLPDLPHIAVFDTAFFHDLPAAAATYAIDRDLAEQWRIRRYGFHGTSHQYISEQAAEFLDRPLDQLNQIVLHLGNGASASAIAGGRPVDTSMGLTPMEGLVMGTRSGDIDPGIVFYLARTAKLPVEEIESMLNRRSGVYGLGGDNDFRELHRMIAAGAEPEASQAQLAYDVYIHRLRKYIGAYLAVLGDTHVITFTAGVGENDAKVRRDALTGLAPLGVELDEHLNESPSRGARVISAENSPTTVLVIPTDEELAIARACVAVLARD, from the coding sequence ATGCAACGTCCGGTGCGGACGGTCCTGGTGATCAACTCCGGCTCGTCGTCGATGAAATTCAGTCTGGTGCAGCCGGATGCCGGCGTTGAGGTGGCCGACGGCATCGTCGAACGGATCGGTGAACGCGAGTCGCGGGCCGAGGTGCAGTTCGACGGCCGCGAGGTCGAGCGGCGCGCCCCGGTCGGCGACCACGACGCCGCGCTGCGGCTGGCCTTCGAGCTCCTCGACGAGGCGGGCGGCAAGCTGGACGACCTCGGCATCGTCGCCGTCGGACACCGCCTGGTGCACGGCGGTCGGGACCTGTACCGGCCGACGATCATCGACGACGCGGTGGTGGCCAAGGCCCGGGAGCTGGCACCCCTTGCGCCGCTGCACAATCCGCCCGCCGTACTCGGCGTGGAGGTGGCCCGCAAGATGCTTCCGGACCTGCCGCACATCGCGGTCTTCGACACCGCGTTCTTCCACGACCTGCCCGCCGCGGCCGCCACCTACGCCATCGACCGGGACCTGGCCGAACAGTGGCGGATCCGCCGGTACGGCTTCCACGGCACCTCGCACCAGTACATCAGCGAGCAGGCCGCCGAATTCCTGGACCGGCCCCTGGATCAGCTCAACCAGATCGTCCTGCACCTCGGCAACGGGGCCTCGGCGTCGGCGATCGCCGGCGGCCGGCCCGTGGACACCTCGATGGGGCTCACGCCCATGGAGGGACTGGTGATGGGCACCCGCAGCGGTGACATCGACCCGGGCATCGTGTTCTACCTCGCGCGCACCGCGAAGCTGCCGGTCGAGGAGATCGAGTCGATGCTCAACCGCCGCTCCGGGGTGTACGGATTGGGCGGGGACAACGACTTTCGCGAACTGCACCGGATGATCGCCGCCGGTGCCGAACCCGAAGCGTCCCAGGCGCAGCTGGCCTACGACGTGTACATCCACCGGCTGCGCAAGTACATCGGCGCCTACCTGGCGGTCCTCGGCGACACCCACGTCATCACCTTCACCGCCGGGGTCGGTGAGAACGACGCCAAGGTCCGCCGCGACGCGCTGACGGGGCTGGCCCCGCTGGGGGTCGAACTCGATGAGCACCTCAACGAGAGCCCGTCGCGGGGCGCGCGGGTGATCTCCGCGGAGAACTCGCCGACCACGGTGCTGGTGATCCCCACCGACGAGGAACTCGCGATCGCGCGGGCCTGCGTCGCGGTGCTCGCCCGCGACTAG
- the pta gene encoding phosphate acetyltransferase produces MTNGDNRGVSGIYIASPEGDTGKSTIALGILHRLAVTVPRVGVFRPIVREGQKRDYILELLLARTTAGLSYEDCVGVTYQQVHDDPDAAIVAIVDRFHAVAQRCDAVVIIGSDYTDVATPSELEVNARIAANLGAPVVLAVRAKGRTPQEVAQAVGVCLAEISSQYAHTAAIVANRCEPEHLDAVAAELTGFGPKAYVLPEEPVLVAPSVAELRDAVGGTLIKGDQELLGREVLSVMVAGMTADHVLERLKDDQAVITPGDRSDVVLALMSAHAADGFPSLATMILNGGLELHPSIAALVDGLGSRLPIIATDLGTFDTASAVAATRGRVTVGSQRKIDTAIELMARHVDVQDMLDQLALPIPDVTTPQMFEHGLVERARGNRKRIVLPEGEDDRILRAAGQLLRRGVADLTILGDDVQIRLRAAELGVDLAEATVLNPKTSELCDQFAEQYAQLRKHKGITVEQAREIIHDVSYFGTMLVHNDIVDGMVSGAAHTTAHTVRPALEIVRTSPGISTVSSIFLMCLSDRVLAYGDCAIVPDPTAEQLADIAISSARTAAQFGIDPRVAMLSYSTGSSGAGAEVEKVRAATKLVRERAPELLVEGPIQYDAAVEPSVAATKMPDSAVAGRATVLIFPDLNTGNNTYKAVQRSAGAIAIGPVLQGLNKPVNDLSRGALVEDIVNTVAITAIQAQGE; encoded by the coding sequence GTGACCAACGGCGACAACCGCGGCGTGTCCGGCATCTACATCGCCTCGCCGGAGGGGGACACCGGCAAATCGACCATCGCGCTGGGCATCCTGCACCGGCTGGCGGTCACGGTTCCGCGGGTCGGGGTGTTCCGCCCCATCGTGCGGGAGGGGCAGAAGCGGGATTACATCCTGGAGTTGCTGCTGGCGCGCACCACCGCGGGACTGAGCTACGAGGACTGCGTCGGGGTCACCTATCAGCAGGTGCACGACGACCCGGACGCCGCGATCGTCGCCATCGTCGACCGCTTCCACGCGGTGGCCCAGCGCTGCGACGCGGTGGTGATCATCGGCAGCGACTACACCGACGTCGCCACCCCCAGCGAATTGGAGGTCAACGCCCGGATCGCCGCCAATCTCGGCGCGCCGGTGGTGCTGGCGGTGCGGGCCAAGGGTCGCACCCCGCAGGAGGTCGCCCAGGCGGTCGGGGTGTGTCTGGCCGAGATCTCCAGCCAGTACGCGCACACCGCGGCGATCGTCGCCAACCGCTGCGAGCCCGAGCACCTCGACGCGGTGGCCGCCGAACTCACCGGTTTCGGGCCGAAGGCCTACGTGCTGCCGGAGGAGCCGGTGCTGGTGGCGCCCTCGGTCGCCGAACTGCGCGACGCGGTGGGCGGCACCCTGATCAAGGGCGACCAGGAGTTGCTGGGTCGCGAGGTGCTCTCGGTCATGGTGGCCGGGATGACCGCCGACCACGTGCTGGAGCGGCTCAAGGACGACCAGGCGGTGATCACGCCCGGCGACCGGTCCGACGTGGTGCTGGCGCTGATGAGCGCGCACGCGGCCGACGGCTTCCCGTCGCTGGCCACGATGATCCTCAACGGCGGGCTCGAACTGCACCCGTCGATCGCAGCCCTGGTCGACGGCCTGGGCTCGCGGCTGCCGATCATCGCCACCGACCTGGGCACGTTCGACACCGCCAGCGCGGTGGCCGCCACCCGGGGCCGGGTCACGGTGGGCTCCCAGCGCAAGATCGACACCGCGATCGAACTGATGGCCCGGCACGTCGACGTCCAGGACATGCTCGACCAACTCGCCCTCCCGATCCCGGACGTCACCACGCCGCAGATGTTCGAGCACGGCCTGGTGGAACGGGCGCGGGGGAACCGCAAGCGCATCGTGTTGCCTGAGGGCGAGGACGACCGCATCCTGCGCGCGGCCGGCCAGCTGTTGCGCCGCGGGGTCGCCGACCTGACGATTCTGGGTGACGACGTCCAGATCCGTTTGCGCGCCGCGGAACTCGGCGTCGACCTGGCCGAGGCCACGGTGCTGAATCCGAAGACCAGCGAGCTGTGCGACCAGTTCGCCGAACAGTACGCGCAACTGCGCAAGCACAAGGGCATCACGGTCGAGCAGGCCCGCGAGATCATCCACGACGTGTCCTACTTCGGCACCATGCTGGTGCACAACGACATCGTCGACGGCATGGTGTCCGGCGCCGCACACACCACCGCCCACACCGTCCGGCCCGCGCTGGAGATCGTCCGCACCTCGCCGGGCATCTCGACGGTGTCCAGCATCTTCCTGATGTGCCTGTCGGACCGGGTGCTGGCCTACGGCGACTGCGCCATCGTGCCGGATCCCACCGCCGAGCAGCTCGCCGACATCGCGATCAGTTCCGCGCGCACCGCGGCGCAGTTCGGGATCGACCCGCGGGTGGCCATGCTGTCGTACTCGACGGGTAGCTCCGGGGCCGGCGCGGAGGTCGAGAAGGTCAGGGCGGCAACCAAGTTGGTCCGCGAGCGCGCGCCGGAGCTGCTGGTGGAGGGGCCCATCCAGTACGACGCGGCGGTCGAACCGTCGGTGGCGGCCACCAAGATGCCGGACTCGGCGGTCGCCGGCCGCGCCACCGTGCTGATCTTCCCGGACCTCAACACCGGCAACAACACCTACAAGGCGGTGCAGCGCAGCGCCGGTGCGATCGCGATCGGCCCGGTGCTGCAGGGCCTCAACAAGCCGGTCAACGACCTGTCCCGGGGCGCACTGGTCGAAGACATCGTCAACACGGTGGCCATCACCGCGATCCAGGCGCAGGGGGAGTAG
- the fgd gene encoding glucose-6-phosphate dehydrogenase (coenzyme-F420), with amino-acid sequence MAELKRELKLGYKASAEQFAPRELVELAVLAEAHGMDSATVSDHFQPWRHEGGHAPFSLAWLTAVGERTKRLQLGTSVLTPTFRYNPAVIAQAFATMACLYPGRVFLGVGTGEALNEIATGYAGEWPEFKERFARLRESVRLMRELWLGDRVDFDGEYYQTKGASIYDVPEGGVPVYIAAGGPVVARYAGRAGDGFICTSGKGAELYQDKLIPAVREGAQKAERDPESIDRMIEIKISYDTDPEQALENTRFWAPLSLTAEQKHSIDDPIEMEKAADALPIEQVAKRWIVASDPDEAVAKVKDYVDWGLNHLVFHAPGHDQRRFLELFQRDLEPRLRKLG; translated from the coding sequence GTGGCTGAACTCAAGCGTGAACTGAAACTGGGCTATAAGGCGTCGGCGGAGCAGTTCGCGCCGCGGGAACTGGTGGAGTTGGCGGTCCTGGCCGAAGCGCACGGCATGGACAGCGCCACCGTCAGCGATCACTTCCAACCCTGGCGACACGAGGGCGGCCACGCGCCGTTCTCGCTGGCCTGGCTCACCGCGGTCGGCGAGCGCACCAAGCGCCTGCAGCTGGGCACCTCCGTGCTGACCCCTACCTTCCGGTACAACCCCGCGGTGATCGCGCAGGCGTTCGCCACCATGGCCTGCCTGTACCCGGGCCGGGTGTTCTTGGGGGTGGGCACCGGCGAGGCGCTCAACGAGATCGCGACCGGGTACGCCGGCGAGTGGCCGGAGTTCAAGGAGCGGTTCGCGCGGCTGCGCGAGTCGGTGCGCCTGATGCGTGAGCTGTGGCTCGGCGACCGGGTCGACTTCGACGGCGAGTACTACCAGACCAAGGGCGCCTCCATCTACGACGTGCCCGAGGGCGGGGTGCCGGTCTACATCGCCGCCGGCGGACCCGTGGTGGCCCGGTACGCCGGCCGGGCCGGCGACGGGTTCATCTGCACCTCCGGCAAGGGCGCCGAGCTCTACCAGGACAAGCTGATCCCGGCGGTGCGCGAGGGCGCGCAGAAGGCCGAGCGCGACCCGGAGAGCATCGACCGGATGATCGAGATCAAGATCTCCTACGACACCGACCCAGAGCAGGCGCTGGAGAACACCCGGTTCTGGGCGCCGCTGTCGCTGACCGCCGAGCAGAAGCACTCCATCGACGACCCCATCGAGATGGAGAAGGCCGCCGACGCGCTGCCCATCGAACAGGTCGCCAAGCGCTGGATCGTCGCCTCCGATCCCGACGAGGCGGTGGCCAAGGTCAAGGACTACGTCGACTGGGGCCTGAACCACCTGGTGTTCCACGCCCCCGGCCACGATCAGCGCCGCTTCCTCGAACTCTTCCAGCGCGATCTGGAACCGCGGCTGCGCAAGCTGGGTTAG
- a CDS encoding MBL fold metallo-hydrolase produces the protein MAPASGELIGVSDLVHVVRTDLVNWALIAEDDGVVLIDAGFPGQRGEVLASLRRLGFRASDVMAILLTHAHIDHLGTAIWFAAEHGTPVYCHADEIGHAKRDYLEQASPAGLVQHLWQPRWLKWSVQILGQGALIREGIPSARVFTEDVGANLPGRPITIPTPGHTGGHCSYLVDGVLVSGDALVTGHPTSARRGPQLLHSVFNHDDAGCLRSLDALAMLETEVLVPGHGDVWRGPIRELTRQAQS, from the coding sequence ATGGCACCTGCTTCGGGCGAGCTGATCGGAGTTTCCGACCTCGTTCACGTGGTCCGGACCGACCTGGTGAACTGGGCCCTGATCGCCGAGGACGACGGGGTGGTGCTCATCGACGCGGGGTTCCCCGGCCAGCGCGGCGAGGTGCTGGCGTCGCTGCGCCGCCTCGGTTTTCGCGCCTCCGATGTGATGGCGATCCTGTTGACCCACGCCCACATCGATCATCTGGGCACCGCGATCTGGTTCGCCGCCGAGCACGGCACCCCGGTCTATTGCCATGCCGACGAGATCGGCCACGCCAAGCGGGACTACCTGGAACAGGCCTCTCCGGCCGGGCTGGTGCAGCACCTGTGGCAGCCGCGCTGGCTGAAGTGGTCGGTGCAGATCCTCGGCCAGGGCGCCCTGATCCGGGAGGGCATCCCGTCAGCGCGGGTCTTCACCGAGGACGTCGGTGCGAACCTGCCCGGGCGCCCGATCACCATTCCGACGCCGGGGCACACCGGGGGGCACTGCTCCTACCTGGTCGACGGCGTGCTGGTGTCCGGGGATGCCCTGGTGACCGGCCACCCGACGTCCGCGCGCCGCGGACCGCAGCTGCTGCATTCGGTGTTCAACCACGACGACGCCGGGTGCCTGCGAAGCCTGGACGCGCTGGCCATGCTGGAGACCGAGGTGTTGGTCCCCGGCCACGGTGACGTCTGGCGCGGCCCCATCCGCGAACTGACCCGACAAGCCCAAAGTTGA
- a CDS encoding SDR family oxidoreductase — protein sequence MDNIRGKNIVITGAARGIGYATAKALLARGARVVIGDRDVAVLDTAVTELLRFGPVTGYPVDVTDAESFEVFLDKARADGTGQIDVLINNAGVMPVGPFLEQSKQAIRTSIEVNFYGVLTGCRLVLPEMVKRRSGHIVNISSLSGMIALPGQVVYAGTKFAVVGLSTAMADEFAPQGVNVSVVLPTFTNTELITGTKTSFAQKPVQPEDIAAGVVKVLDKPSITNLSVPGPLRAVSALTQLLGPKARRWLSHKLGNDTVFLNYDTTARSAYEQRAQSAIGVEEKKPEQG from the coding sequence ATGGACAACATCCGGGGCAAGAACATCGTCATCACCGGGGCCGCCCGCGGCATCGGCTACGCCACCGCCAAGGCACTGCTGGCCCGCGGCGCTCGGGTCGTCATCGGTGACCGCGACGTCGCGGTGCTCGACACCGCCGTCACCGAGCTGCTGCGGTTCGGGCCGGTCACCGGCTATCCGGTCGATGTCACCGACGCCGAGTCGTTCGAGGTCTTCCTCGACAAGGCCCGCGCCGACGGCACCGGCCAGATCGACGTGCTGATCAACAACGCGGGCGTGATGCCCGTCGGCCCGTTCCTCGAGCAGAGCAAGCAGGCCATCCGCACCTCCATCGAGGTCAACTTCTACGGCGTGCTCACCGGCTGCCGGCTGGTGCTGCCGGAGATGGTCAAGCGCCGCAGCGGCCACATCGTCAACATCTCGTCGCTGTCGGGCATGATCGCGCTGCCCGGCCAGGTGGTCTATGCGGGCACCAAGTTCGCGGTGGTCGGGCTGTCCACCGCCATGGCCGACGAATTCGCCCCGCAGGGCGTCAACGTCAGCGTGGTGCTGCCGACCTTCACCAACACCGAGCTGATCACCGGCACCAAGACGTCGTTCGCGCAGAAGCCGGTGCAGCCCGAGGACATCGCCGCCGGCGTCGTCAAGGTGCTCGACAAGCCGTCGATCACCAACCTGTCGGTGCCCGGCCCGCTGCGCGCCGTCAGCGCCCTCACCCAGCTGCTCGGGCCCAAGGCGCGGCGCTGGCTGTCGCACAAACTGGGCAACGACACGGTGTTCCTCAACTACGACACCACTGCCCGGTCGGCCTACGAGCAGCGCGCCCAGAGCGCGATCGGCGTCGAGGAGAAAAAGCCCGAGCAGGGTTAG
- a CDS encoding helix-turn-helix transcriptional regulator — translation MISGDTLTGRDRELTTLRRALSGVGNFAGVLVAGPAGVGKTRLARELLSQAAAAGTQTDWIVGTASARPIPLGAFTATIGEHVNDPNPSVRRVITALLARQRQGRVVIGVDDAHLLDGFSAHVVHQIAQSRQARLVVTVRTGAGEPDAVRALWKDGLLARLDLEPLCPQGARAMVEAALEGPMDARSAQRFWRLTGGNALFLRQLLKDQVAAGRVRKVKGVWIWDGDVAVSQNMSDLVGNQLDRLAPEQAAVLDTLSQCEPLDVGVLADLVGRAAVETAEQMHLITVERCADELTARLAHPLFGELRRVAAGELYLSKIRGALAQRLAGRDGGDAQSLVRRALLRLESDLPPDPALYVEAARATMTLLDLDLAQRFAAAAAAAGSAEATEIMAVNRFLAGDGPAAEQTLSALAARGGDRHRWTTLRAANLIWMLGRPAAAEELLAELAGRTETDAQRAARYSVEACVDAVFARCAEAERKARYALDCPELSDLNAMLAAVSLIMAAGALGHADDIGPVARAALDRATGSYETSHMRFWFAGVYARACRLTGRLEECRRAAELLSELAQDMPSLAYANLVFMVGAVELMRGDVGSATKKLHEALAGVETHGVTTGLRAACVFGLAEAHAKLGEAQAATEMLGEARQSARPEFLFMHTALALATGWVLAAGGSLAEAVDTVLAEARVARRRGQPTHELACLQAAAQWGAGQDIGEICERTAELAETLRLPLADAVAAHAAGLRAGDGEALLAVSTAYQHIGDRAAAADAAAQAAVAFTGAQLRSRGLFAAALAAQLAQECGGLCTPATRSPVSPTPLTGRQREVAELVAAGMSNKEIADRLVTSVRTVEGHLYRACQRVGASSRSDLAAIMRAGPGS, via the coding sequence GTGATCAGCGGTGACACGCTGACCGGGAGGGACCGCGAACTGACGACCCTGCGCCGCGCTCTGAGCGGGGTCGGCAACTTCGCCGGTGTACTGGTCGCAGGACCTGCGGGGGTGGGCAAGACGAGGCTCGCCCGTGAGTTGCTGTCCCAGGCCGCCGCCGCGGGCACCCAGACCGATTGGATCGTCGGCACCGCGTCGGCCCGGCCGATCCCGTTGGGCGCGTTCACCGCAACCATCGGCGAGCACGTCAACGATCCCAATCCCAGTGTGCGACGGGTCATCACGGCGCTGCTGGCCCGGCAACGCCAGGGGCGGGTGGTCATCGGCGTCGACGACGCGCACCTGCTCGACGGATTCTCCGCCCACGTCGTGCACCAGATCGCGCAGAGCCGCCAGGCCCGGCTGGTGGTGACGGTGCGGACCGGGGCCGGCGAGCCCGACGCGGTCCGCGCGCTGTGGAAGGACGGACTGCTGGCCCGACTGGACCTCGAACCGCTGTGCCCGCAGGGGGCCCGCGCCATGGTCGAGGCCGCGCTGGAGGGCCCGATGGATGCCCGTAGCGCACAACGATTCTGGCGGCTCACCGGCGGCAACGCGCTGTTCCTGCGGCAGTTGCTCAAGGATCAGGTGGCCGCCGGCCGGGTCCGCAAGGTCAAGGGCGTCTGGATCTGGGACGGCGACGTCGCGGTGTCGCAGAACATGAGCGACCTGGTGGGCAACCAGCTGGATCGGCTGGCGCCGGAGCAGGCCGCCGTCCTCGACACGTTGTCGCAGTGCGAGCCGCTGGACGTCGGGGTCCTGGCGGACCTGGTGGGTCGCGCCGCGGTGGAGACCGCCGAGCAGATGCACCTGATCACCGTCGAGCGGTGCGCCGACGAGCTGACGGCCCGGCTGGCGCATCCGTTGTTCGGCGAGCTGCGCCGCGTCGCGGCCGGCGAGCTGTATCTGTCGAAAATTCGTGGCGCGCTGGCGCAGCGGCTGGCCGGTCGGGACGGGGGTGACGCACAAAGCCTGGTGCGGCGCGCGCTGCTGCGGCTGGAGTCGGACCTGCCGCCGGACCCGGCGCTGTACGTCGAGGCGGCGCGGGCCACCATGACCCTGCTGGACCTGGACCTGGCCCAGCGGTTCGCGGCGGCCGCGGCGGCGGCGGGTTCGGCCGAGGCGACCGAGATCATGGCGGTCAACCGGTTCCTGGCCGGCGACGGGCCCGCCGCCGAACAGACGCTGAGCGCGCTGGCCGCCCGCGGTGGCGACCGCCATCGATGGACGACGCTGCGGGCGGCGAACCTGATCTGGATGCTCGGCCGCCCCGCCGCCGCCGAGGAGTTGCTGGCCGAGCTGGCCGGCCGCACCGAGACCGACGCGCAGCGGGCCGCCCGCTATTCGGTGGAGGCCTGTGTGGACGCGGTTTTCGCGCGCTGCGCCGAGGCCGAGCGGAAGGCCCGCTACGCGCTGGACTGCCCCGAGTTGTCCGATCTGAACGCGATGCTCGCCGCGGTGTCGTTGATCATGGCCGCCGGCGCGCTCGGCCACGCCGACGACATCGGGCCGGTGGCGCGCGCCGCACTGGACCGGGCCACCGGCTCCTACGAGACCTCACACATGCGGTTCTGGTTCGCCGGCGTGTACGCCCGCGCGTGCCGGCTGACGGGCCGACTCGAGGAATGCCGCCGCGCCGCGGAGCTGCTCTCCGAACTCGCGCAGGACATGCCCAGCCTCGCCTACGCGAACCTGGTGTTCATGGTGGGCGCGGTCGAGCTGATGCGCGGTGATGTCGGCTCGGCCACCAAGAAGCTGCACGAGGCGCTGGCCGGCGTCGAGACCCACGGGGTGACCACCGGCCTGCGGGCGGCCTGCGTGTTCGGGCTGGCCGAGGCGCACGCCAAGCTGGGCGAGGCACAGGCCGCCACCGAGATGCTCGGCGAGGCCCGGCAGAGCGCGCGGCCCGAGTTCCTGTTCATGCACACCGCGCTGGCCCTGGCGACCGGCTGGGTGCTGGCCGCGGGGGGCTCATTGGCCGAGGCGGTGGACACCGTGCTGGCCGAGGCCAGGGTGGCCCGCCGCCGCGGTCAGCCGACCCACGAGTTGGCCTGCCTGCAGGCCGCGGCCCAGTGGGGCGCCGGCCAGGACATCGGCGAGATCTGCGAGCGGACCGCCGAATTGGCCGAAACCCTGCGGCTGCCGCTGGCCGACGCGGTGGCCGCGCACGCGGCGGGGCTGCGGGCCGGCGACGGCGAGGCGCTGCTGGCGGTCTCGACGGCCTATCAGCACATCGGTGACCGGGCGGCTGCCGCCGATGCGGCGGCCCAGGCGGCGGTGGCCTTCACCGGGGCGCAGCTGCGCAGCCGGGGGCTGTTCGCCGCCGCGCTGGCCGCGCAGCTGGCCCAGGAATGCGGGGGTTTGTGCACGCCGGCCACCCGCAGCCCGGTGTCACCGACGCCGTTGACCGGCCGGCAGCGGGAGGTGGCCGAACTGGTGGCCGCCGGGATGTCGAACAAGGAGATCGCCGACCGGCTGGTGACCTCGGTGCGCACCGTGGAGGGGCACCTGTACCGGGCCTGTCAGCGGGTCGGCGCGAGCTCCCGCAGCGACCTGGCGGCCATCATGCGCGCCGGCCCGGGCAGCTAA
- a CDS encoding O-succinylhomoserine sulfhydrylase — protein MSEVPSVRIPKPLPDGLGQATVGVRGGLLRSQFEETAEAMYLNSGYTYATAADAERAFTGEVDRFVYSRYGNPTIAMFEERLRLIEDAPAAFATATGMAAVFTALGALLAAGDRLVAARSLFGSCFVVCNEILPRWGVETEFVDGDDLAQWEAALSKSTQAVFFETPSNPMQSLVDIAAVSELAHAAGAKVVLDNVFATPLLQRGMPMGADVVVYSGTKHIDGQGRVLGGAILGDQEYIDGPVQTLMRHTGPSISSFNAWTLLKGLETLALRVNHSNAAAQRIAEYLEAHAGVRWVRYPFLTSHPQYELAKRQMSGGGTVVTFELDAPADGGKQRAFEVLDKLRVIDISNNLGDAKSLITHPATTTHRAMGPEGRATIGLGDGVVRLSVGLEDVEDLIADLDQALG, from the coding sequence ATGAGCGAGGTTCCCTCGGTCCGCATCCCGAAGCCGCTGCCCGACGGCCTGGGCCAGGCCACGGTGGGGGTGCGGGGCGGTCTGTTGCGGTCCCAGTTCGAGGAGACCGCCGAGGCGATGTACCTCAACTCGGGGTACACCTACGCCACCGCCGCCGACGCCGAGCGGGCGTTCACCGGCGAGGTCGACCGGTTCGTCTACTCGCGCTACGGCAACCCGACCATCGCCATGTTCGAGGAGCGGCTGCGGCTCATCGAGGACGCGCCGGCGGCGTTCGCCACCGCCACCGGCATGGCCGCGGTGTTCACCGCGCTCGGCGCGCTGCTGGCCGCCGGGGACCGTCTGGTCGCCGCGCGCAGCCTGTTCGGGTCGTGCTTCGTGGTGTGCAACGAGATCCTGCCGCGCTGGGGCGTGGAAACCGAGTTCGTCGACGGGGACGACCTCGCCCAGTGGGAGGCTGCGCTGAGCAAGTCCACCCAGGCGGTGTTCTTCGAGACCCCGTCCAACCCCATGCAATCGCTGGTCGACATCGCCGCGGTCAGCGAACTCGCGCATGCCGCGGGCGCAAAGGTGGTGCTGGACAACGTTTTCGCCACCCCGCTGCTGCAGCGCGGCATGCCGATGGGCGCCGACGTGGTGGTCTATTCCGGCACCAAGCACATCGACGGGCAGGGTCGGGTGCTCGGCGGGGCCATCCTGGGCGATCAGGAGTACATCGACGGCCCGGTGCAGACCCTGATGCGCCACACCGGCCCCTCGATCAGTTCCTTCAACGCCTGGACCCTGCTCAAAGGTCTTGAGACCCTTGCGCTTCGGGTCAATCACAGCAACGCCGCCGCGCAGCGGATCGCGGAGTACCTCGAGGCGCATGCCGGCGTGCGCTGGGTCCGCTACCCGTTCCTGACCTCGCACCCGCAGTACGAGCTGGCCAAGCGGCAGATGAGCGGCGGCGGCACCGTGGTCACCTTCGAACTCGACGCGCCCGCCGACGGCGGCAAGCAGCGCGCGTTCGAGGTGCTCGACAAGCTGCGGGTCATCGACATCTCCAACAACCTCGGCGACGCGAAATCGTTGATCACGCACCCGGCGACGACCACGCACCGGGCGATGGGGCCGGAGGGCCGCGCCACCATCGGGCTCGGCGACGGGGTGGTCCGGCTGTCGGTCGGCCTCGAGGACGTCGAGGATCTGATCGCCGATCTGGACCAAGCACTGGGCTGA
- a CDS encoding rhodanese-like domain-containing protein produces the protein MSYAGDITPEQAWSMLSADPTATLVDCRTDAEWKFVGVPDTSSLGREVVFVEWNHTDGAHNDDFVADLMAAGVTPGQRPVVFLCRSGNRSIGAAEAATAAGIGPSYNVLDGFEGHLDAQGHRGGTGWKAVGLPWVQS, from the coding sequence GTGAGCTACGCAGGAGATATCACACCGGAGCAGGCGTGGTCGATGCTCAGCGCGGACCCGACGGCGACGCTGGTCGATTGCCGCACCGACGCCGAGTGGAAGTTCGTCGGTGTGCCCGACACCTCGAGCCTGGGGCGCGAGGTGGTGTTCGTCGAGTGGAACCACACCGACGGCGCCCACAACGACGATTTCGTGGCCGACCTGATGGCCGCCGGAGTGACGCCCGGGCAGCGTCCGGTGGTCTTCCTCTGTCGCTCCGGTAACCGTTCCATCGGCGCGGCCGAGGCCGCCACCGCGGCCGGGATCGGGCCGTCCTACAACGTGCTCGACGGCTTCGAGGGGCACCTGGACGCCCAGGGGCACCGCGGCGGCACCGGGTGGAAGGCCGTCGGTCTGCCCTGGGTGCAGTCATGA
- a CDS encoding lumazine-binding protein, with protein sequence MTDQHPESEGATVTPFLAALVIIVLVVIGVGLASWLNRDDDAVREGIVRAALGQNDALQRLDYDDFRTYTCAREAGTADTVLDNQRRSVADKGARYVGNVLDVTVEGDTATANVVYYFDNDKDTMIDTPTDFVLEDGTWRVCSPVS encoded by the coding sequence GTGACCGACCAGCATCCGGAGTCCGAAGGCGCCACCGTCACACCGTTTTTGGCCGCGCTGGTGATCATCGTGCTCGTCGTGATCGGTGTCGGGCTGGCGAGCTGGCTCAACCGCGACGACGACGCCGTGCGCGAGGGCATCGTGCGCGCCGCGCTGGGCCAGAACGACGCATTGCAACGGCTCGACTACGACGACTTCCGCACCTACACGTGCGCCCGGGAGGCCGGCACGGCGGACACGGTGCTGGACAACCAGCGGCGGTCGGTGGCCGACAAGGGCGCACGCTACGTCGGCAACGTCCTGGACGTGACCGTCGAGGGGGACACCGCGACGGCCAACGTCGTCTACTACTTCGACAACGACAAGGACACCATGATCGACACCCCCACCGACTTCGTCCTGGAGGACGGCACCTGGCGGGTGTGTTCGCCCGTTTCCTGA